The following are encoded in a window of Acidobacteriota bacterium genomic DNA:
- a CDS encoding efflux RND transporter permease subunit, translating to MSPFERERRSRWEGWLPRFSLSRPITVVVLIAATLVVGLVAALGIPLETFPQGFTAPFLTVVVPWPDAQPQEVLDKIVKPLEDELSTVRGLDRLNSLANESRGIAFMSFKQGTDMDVAYREVRDRVQRVRPQLPDDADRVFIRKQDLSSLPVFMIGLAVDPELTDYYHLIQNEVVMPLERLDGVASVEPNGLEEKEILIEVDRQRAASAGLNIYQLAQELGGDNFTMASGSVRSGGSKLLLRSVARYPDLETLENRLVAPSVRLKDVAEVKYEEPEQDYRARVNGQPAVAVMVFKEGQANTLQVSSRINDLVEEMQENPRLQHLEIVPFFNQGQIILSSLGSLMDSGRIGGLFAVVVLFFFLRRFRMTLIITLSIPLSLLIALTTMYFAGETLNFLTLLGLMICVGLLVDNSVVVAENIHRLHRQGASRREAAVRGAGEISLAIVMATLTTIAVFLPISLVSGQAQFFLLRLSIPISVALAASLVVALVFVPLAAYLTLPRRGEVAKESAFRRGHRRLNRVLKAAYEGSLGRINRLYNRQLGVALNRRIDLVISIFLLTVITGAAFKVVEFVPQQDSERAALQLNVTLPNNFTIEDTAEYFEAAEQVMVANQERWDLSGFFTGIRRTRGEIQAWFNSPRTTETAPREITEQIVEALPEAPGVQIFTGEQSRVSECDGKGVHCIQLYADDSEILETVREDLEDLFRQIPGVVGIQRSDEQSPNQLALVVDRDRAQQQGVNPQVVAGVVSYALRGQSLPKYYRDGREIPVRVRFQEENRESLAELGDFSVPTGDGSAVALSTLTEADFSPAPRAIFRRDKRTSATIAMDLASGEESEARERVDAFMEGLDLPEGVTFGTPARASANEDMESLLFAAGLSIIFIYLLMAFLFESFILPLSIVLTIPLAFIGVVWIHVVTGYDIDFLGGVAAVLLIGVVVNNGIVLIDYINRLRGEGHSRRDAVLLSAERRFRPIMMTALTTICATVPLAAAGPTDIGMSYTSFGLSLIGGMTTSTLLTLLVVPVFYTLFDDAREALTGAVRRGVLGKGQQEPAGEPVTES from the coding sequence ATGAGCCCCTTCGAGCGCGAGCGCCGCAGCCGCTGGGAGGGCTGGCTCCCCCGCTTCTCCCTCTCCCGCCCCATCACCGTGGTGGTGCTCATCGCCGCCACTTTGGTGGTGGGCCTGGTGGCGGCGTTGGGGATCCCCCTGGAGACCTTCCCCCAAGGCTTCACCGCGCCCTTCCTAACGGTGGTGGTGCCCTGGCCCGATGCCCAGCCCCAGGAGGTACTGGACAAGATCGTCAAGCCGCTGGAGGACGAGCTGAGCACCGTGCGCGGCCTCGACCGCCTCAACTCCCTGGCCAACGAGTCCCGGGGCATCGCCTTCATGAGCTTCAAACAGGGCACGGACATGGACGTGGCCTACCGCGAGGTGCGGGACCGCGTACAGCGGGTGCGGCCCCAGCTGCCGGACGACGCCGACCGGGTGTTCATCCGCAAGCAGGATCTCTCCTCGCTGCCGGTGTTCATGATCGGCCTGGCGGTGGATCCGGAGCTCACCGACTACTACCACCTGATCCAGAACGAGGTGGTGATGCCCCTGGAACGCCTCGACGGCGTCGCCTCGGTGGAACCCAACGGCCTGGAGGAGAAGGAGATCCTCATCGAGGTGGACCGCCAGCGGGCGGCCTCCGCGGGGCTCAACATCTACCAGCTGGCCCAGGAGCTGGGGGGCGACAACTTCACCATGGCCAGCGGCAGCGTGCGCTCCGGCGGCAGCAAGCTGCTGTTGCGCTCGGTGGCCCGCTACCCGGATCTGGAGACACTGGAAAACCGACTGGTGGCACCGTCGGTGCGGCTCAAGGACGTCGCCGAGGTCAAATACGAGGAGCCGGAGCAGGATTACCGGGCGCGGGTCAACGGCCAGCCGGCGGTGGCGGTGATGGTCTTCAAGGAGGGGCAGGCCAACACCCTGCAGGTGAGCAGCCGCATCAACGACCTGGTGGAGGAGATGCAGGAGAATCCCCGCCTCCAGCACCTGGAGATCGTGCCCTTCTTCAACCAGGGACAGATCATCCTCTCCTCCCTCGGCTCGCTGATGGACAGCGGCCGCATCGGCGGGCTCTTCGCGGTGGTGGTGCTCTTCTTCTTCCTGCGCCGCTTCCGCATGACGCTGATCATCACCCTGTCCATCCCGCTCTCGCTGCTCATCGCCCTGACCACCATGTACTTCGCCGGCGAGACCCTCAACTTCCTCACCCTGCTGGGATTGATGATCTGCGTCGGCCTGCTGGTGGACAACTCGGTGGTGGTGGCGGAGAACATCCACCGCCTGCACCGCCAGGGAGCCTCGCGGCGGGAAGCGGCGGTGCGCGGCGCCGGCGAGATCTCCCTGGCCATCGTCATGGCCACCCTCACCACCATCGCCGTCTTCCTGCCCATCTCGCTGGTCTCCGGGCAGGCCCAATTTTTCCTGCTGCGGCTCTCCATCCCCATCTCCGTGGCCCTCGCCGCGTCGCTGGTGGTGGCCCTGGTCTTCGTGCCCCTGGCGGCGTACCTGACCCTGCCGCGGCGCGGAGAGGTCGCCAAGGAGTCCGCCTTCCGCAGGGGCCACCGGCGCCTCAACCGGGTGCTCAAGGCAGCCTACGAAGGCTCCCTGGGCCGCATCAACCGCCTCTACAACCGCCAGCTGGGGGTGGCGCTGAACCGGCGCATCGACCTGGTGATCTCGATCTTCCTCCTCACCGTCATCACCGGTGCGGCCTTCAAAGTGGTGGAGTTCGTACCCCAACAGGACAGCGAGCGAGCTGCTCTCCAGCTCAACGTCACCCTGCCCAACAACTTCACCATCGAGGACACCGCGGAGTATTTCGAAGCCGCCGAGCAGGTGATGGTGGCAAATCAGGAGCGCTGGGACCTGAGCGGCTTCTTCACCGGCATCCGGCGCACCCGGGGTGAGATCCAGGCCTGGTTCAACAGCCCCCGCACCACCGAGACTGCGCCGCGCGAAATCACCGAGCAGATCGTCGAAGCGCTACCGGAGGCCCCCGGCGTGCAGATCTTCACCGGCGAGCAGAGCCGGGTGAGCGAATGCGACGGCAAGGGCGTCCACTGCATCCAGCTCTACGCCGACGATTCGGAGATCCTGGAGACGGTGCGGGAGGATCTGGAAGACCTCTTCCGCCAGATCCCCGGCGTGGTGGGCATCCAGCGCAGCGACGAGCAATCCCCCAACCAGCTAGCGCTGGTGGTGGATCGGGACCGCGCCCAGCAGCAGGGGGTCAACCCGCAGGTAGTGGCCGGAGTGGTGAGCTACGCGCTGCGCGGCCAGAGCCTGCCGAAGTATTACCGCGATGGCCGGGAGATCCCGGTGCGGGTGCGCTTCCAGGAGGAAAACCGCGAGAGCCTGGCGGAGTTGGGCGATTTCAGCGTCCCCACCGGCGACGGCAGCGCCGTGGCCCTCTCGACCCTCACCGAGGCGGATTTCTCCCCCGCTCCCCGCGCCATCTTCCGCCGCGACAAACGCACCTCCGCCACCATCGCCATGGATCTGGCCAGCGGTGAGGAGTCGGAGGCCCGGGAGCGGGTGGACGCCTTCATGGAGGGTCTGGACCTCCCCGAGGGCGTCACCTTCGGTACCCCGGCCCGGGCCAGCGCCAACGAGGACATGGAAAGCCTGCTCTTCGCCGCCGGCCTGTCCATCATCTTCATCTACCTGCTGATGGCCTTCCTCTTCGAGAGCTTCATCCTGCCTCTTTCCATCGTCCTCACCATCCCCCTGGCCTTCATCGGCGTGGTGTGGATCCACGTCGTCACCGGCTACGACATCGACTTCCTCGGCGGCGTGGCGGCGGTGCTGCTCATCGGCGTGGTGGTGAACAACGGCATCGTGCTCATCGATTACATCAATCGCCTGCGCGGCGAGGGCCACAGCCGCCGGGACGCGGTGCTGCTCTCCGCCGAGCGCCGCTTCCGCCCCATCATGATGACTGCCCTCACCACCATCTGCGCCACCGTCCCTCTGGCCGCCGCCGGCCCCACCGACATCGGCATGAGCTACACCAGCTTCGGCCTCTCCCTCATCGGCGGCATGACCACCTCCACCCTCCTCACCCT